In a single window of the Mugil cephalus isolate CIBA_MC_2020 chromosome 6, CIBA_Mcephalus_1.1, whole genome shotgun sequence genome:
- the LOC125008925 gene encoding granzyme B-like has product MSIHCVLVALMLVLTFDGQVHSGEIIGGHQAVKHSRPYMVLLVKHQPNGLTEHCGGFLLNEDFVMTAAHCQAESYDVLLGLHDFFNRSGIQNVSVAKPFLHPKYDDKVFTNDIMLLKLSSKVKINHNVKPIPLTDKDDATPKSCIVCGWGQTARNNGYMSRILMEVNVTLTAECAEHHAYCSEGDAGPGTGDSGGPLVCDGKAYGLVSASIMHKDKPVYKYTKIPDCRHWIDEIMKRNRKP; this is encoded by the exons ATGTCTATCCACTGTGTACTGGTAGCACTAATGCTGGTGCTGACTTTTGATGGCCAAG ttCATTCAGGTGAAATCATTGGAGGACACCAGGCTGTGAAACACAGCAGGCCGTACATGGTGCTTTTAGTAAAGCACCAGCCTAATGGTTTGACTGAACACTGTGGTGGTTTCCTGCTGAATGAAGATTTTGTGATGACTGCAGCCCACTGCCAGGCCGA GTCCTACGATGTCTTACTAGGACTTCACGATTTCTTCAACCGAAGCGGCATACAAAATGTGTCAGTTGCAAAACCGTTTCTACATCCCAAGTACGATGACAAAGTTTTTACAAATGACATAATGCTTCTCAAG ttGAGCTCCAAGGTAAAAATCAACCACAACGTGAAACCGATTCCTCTCACAGATAAGGACGATGCCACCCCAAAATCTTGTATAGTTTGTGGTTGGGGACAAACAGCCAGAAACAACGGATATATGTCTCGTATACTCATGGAAGTTAATGTGACGTTAACTGCAGAATGTGCAGAGCATCATGCCTACTGCTCTGAGGGAGATGCTGGACCTGGTACT GGAGACTCTGGTGGTCCATTGGTCTGCGATGGAAAGGCATACGGGTTGGTGTCTGCCAGCATCATGCACAAGGACAAACCAGTCTACAAGTATACCAAGATACCTGACTGCAGACATTGGATCGATGAAATTATGAAACGTAATAGAAAGCCTTGA
- the si:ch211-212d10.1 gene encoding granzyme B(G,H) — protein MLIHSKLVTFMLVLSLNRQVYAGTIVGGHEAQPHSRPYMVLIERQVQGKIKFCDGFLLNEDFVMSAAHCLANAYTVLLGLHEMHNTPGVQRIPVSQVFPHKGYNSTVYKNDVMLLKLTFKANFSKNVRPIDLAGQDDGSLPKSCIVSGWGKTSRSDIYISSKLMEVNVTLINDSNCGLENSYCSEGEVGPAEGDSGGPLVCEGGKAYGVVSSIFTPHSGGPLIYRYAKIPDKKDWITSTMKNALR, from the exons ATGCTCATCCACTCCAAACTGGTAACCTTTATGCTTGTGCTGTCCCTTAACAGGCAAG TTTATGCAGGTACTATTGTCGGAGGTCATGAGGCTCAGCCACACAGCAGGCCTTACATGGTGTTAATAGAAAGGCAGGTGCAGGGTAAAATCAAGTTCTGTGATGGCTTCCTGCTGAATGAGGATTTTGTGATGTCTGCTGCCCACTGCCTAGCCAA TGCATACACCGTCTTGCTAGGACTTCATGAAATGCACAACACTCCTGGAGTACAGCGTATACCAGTGAGCCAAGTATTTCCACATAAAGGCTACAATTCAACTGTTTACAAAAACGATGTAATGCTTCTTAAG TTGACCTTCAAGGCAAATTTCAGCAAGAACGTGCGACCCATTGACCTCGCAGGACAAGATGACGGTTCTCTACCGAAGTCTTGTATAGTCTCCGGTTggggaaaaacaagcagaagtGACATATATATCTCTTCTAAACTCATGGAAGTCAATGTAACACTGATCAATGATTCTAATTGTGGTCTAGAGAACTCTTACTGCTCTGAGGGAGAGGTTGGCCCAGCTGAA GGAGACTCTGGTGGCCCATTGGTCTGTGAAGGTGGAAAAGCATACGGGGTCGTGTCCTCTATCTTCACACCACATTCGGGTGGCCCGCTGATCTACAGATACGCTAAGATTCCTGACAAGAAAGACTGGATCACTTCCACCATGAAAAATGCTCTTCGTTAA